A stretch of Rhinoderma darwinii isolate aRhiDar2 chromosome 4, aRhiDar2.hap1, whole genome shotgun sequence DNA encodes these proteins:
- the CHGB gene encoding secretogranin-1 encodes MPPVMVLLSLLIGTLEVNAAPLDKGIRPEEMVTRCIVEVLSNALAKPNAPPIDPECKEILKKSSQHSLDEKEEKQNEIRNIKDFINLDKHRYETNEEVKQSPDLPKEENEEKRHHAEDKSKEEKEEEKTRIDDKGESTGHSKERDFFVDDEEDGDDEERGAHKNRNEKEEIEKKDKHHHDDSQEGKHDIFDKKVHHTAKSVEDFSEEDEDPRNLEEIMKRHLISKSSKDPIFHSDKYLSAHSNEISEESDEKEEERKRSYDAKHDNFAQRFFDYDEKRSHQEGQRNHIPSEGDTFHYRGQNSHYGQDPFGNHLKNNYETKTHHERETSEESREKRHHHQDSEEEKDHHDTEESNERELGHHYEEKNHHLEIKRWQGQKNVQPNYEQSNEDSEEGKEDIEKRHEHDRLEQQELYRKLKHHLQDSEEDGSHRQEKKQEDKRHYIGDEIVDEMKRYYPDLSYEKNVRHYNEKNTDESNYPVNDKYKRRHSEEETRSFNKYAIPDDPFRWKNRYFENNENSEEERKRSLQTKNLFQDYDDYDLWGKKQFLDDINHEYGEKGNPPKIPKFEEKRQYDRMDELAQLLNYKKKSVEFPDFYDSEEIKKRHVNERSRLHQRPLTQEEEKELENLAIMDLELQKIAEKLSNNRQG; translated from the exons GCAGTCAACACAGTTTGgatgaaaaagaagaaaaacagaATGAAATAAGAAACATTAAAGATTTTATCAATTTAGATAAACACCGATATGAAACCAATGAAGAAGTAAAACAGAGTCCGGATTTACCAAAAGAAGAAAATGAAGAGAAACGACACCATGCAGAAGATAAAAGCAAAGAggaaaaggaagaagaaaaaacacgTATAGATGATAAAGGGGAGAGCACCGGACACTCCAAAGAAAGGGACTTTTTTGTTGATGATGAAGAagatggggatgatgaggaaAGAGGGGCTCACAAAAACCGTAATGAGAAAGAAGAAATTGAAAAAAAGGACAAACATCATCATGATGATTCACAAGAAGGAAAGCATGATATCTTTGACAAAAAAGTTCACCATACAGCTAAAAGTGTTGAAGATTTCTCAGAGGAAGATGAGGATCCAAGAAACTTAGAGGAAATCATGAAAAGACACCTCATAAGCAAAAGTTCAAAAGACCCAATTTTCCACTCAGACAAATACCTTTCGGCCCACTCTAATGAAATCTCTGAGGAATCTGATGAAaaggaagaagaaagaaaaagaagttatGATGCAAAGCATGATAACTTTGCCCAAAGATTCTTTGATTATGACGAAAAGAGAAGTCATCAAGAAGGACAGAGGAATCACATTCCTTCAGAGGGAGATACATTTCACTACAGGGGACAAAACTCACACTATGGTCAAGACCCTTTTGGGAATCACCTGAAAAATAATTATGAGACGAAAACACACcatgagagagaaacttctgaAGAGTCCAGAGAGAAGAGGCACCATCACCAAGACAGCGAAGAAGAAAAAGACCACCACGATACTGAGGAAAGCAATGAGAGGGAGTTGGGACATCATTATGAAGAGAAGAATCATCATTTAGAAATAAAGAGATGGCAAGGTCAGAAAAATGTTCAACCAAATTATGAACAAAGTAATGAAGACAGTGAAGAGGGCAAGGAAGATATTGAGAAACGTCATGAACATGATAGGCTAGAGCAACAAGAACTCTACAGGAAGCTGAAACATCATCTCCAGGACAGTGAAGAAGATGGATCACATAGACAAGAAAAGAAGCAAGAAGACAAGAGACACTATATAGGTGATGAAATAGTGGATGAAATGAAAAGATATTATCCAGACTTGTCTTACGAGAAAAATGTAAGAcattataatgaaaaaaatacagATGAATCAAATTACCCCGTCAATGACAAGTACAAAAGACGTCATTCTGAAGAAGAAACAAGGTCATTCAACAAATATGCAATTCCTGATGACCCTTTCAGGTGGAAGAACAGATATTTTGAGAACAATGAAAACAGCGAAGAAGAGAGAAAGAGAAGTTTGCAAACCAAAAACCTGTTCCAAGACTATGATGATTATGACTTATGGGGGAAAAAGCAGTTCCTTGATGACATAAATCATGAATATGGTGAGAAAGGGAATCCACCAAAAATCCCCAAGTTTGAAGAAAAAAGACAATATGACAGAATGGATGAACTGGCTCAGCTACTTAACTACAAGAAAAAGTCTGTTGAGTTTCCCGACTTCTATGAttcagaagaaataaaaaagcgCCATGTTAATGAACGGAGCAGACTGCACCAAAGGCCTTTAACACAAGAGGAG GAGAAGGAATTGGAGAATCTGGCCATTATGGATCTGGAGTTGCAGAAGATTGCCGAAAAGCTTAGCAATAACCGACAAGGCTGA